Proteins from a genomic interval of Halopseudomonas litoralis:
- a CDS encoding disulfide bond formation protein B: MNAQPSRATWNLLLTWLVALVSTLSALFIGEVMGQAPCVLCWFQRAFMFPLAVIMAIACYRSDFTIWRYALPLTTIGAALAFFHTLLYAGLIPQPIQPCTATGPSCSGSGMTLFGVVPLPAIALFSFILIAILLILIRRRTTL, translated from the coding sequence ATGAATGCCCAACCTTCGAGGGCGACCTGGAACCTGCTGCTAACCTGGCTGGTTGCACTGGTATCGACCCTGTCCGCGCTATTCATTGGCGAAGTGATGGGGCAAGCACCTTGCGTGCTGTGCTGGTTCCAGCGTGCATTCATGTTTCCGCTGGCAGTGATTATGGCCATAGCTTGCTACCGCTCGGATTTCACAATTTGGCGCTATGCCCTCCCGCTGACCACTATCGGTGCGGCGCTGGCATTTTTTCATACGCTACTCTATGCAGGGCTGATTCCACAGCCGATCCAGCCTTGCACAGCCACCGGCCCATCCTGCTCGGGATCCGGGATGACACTCTTCGGCGTAGTGCCACTGCCCGCAATCGCTCTATTCTCCTTTATCCTGATAGCCATTCTGCTCATTCTCATCCGTCGGAGAACAACTCTATGA
- a CDS encoding DsbA family protein: MNRRSVVLIISAVILAVFAAAAFFYSSSQLQSPQQAEAPGSTAQKTAAQPKQSGGQLVRSHSPVFGPVQAPVTIVEFFDPSCEACRAFHPYVKQILAENPEDVRLVLRYVLFHPGSEEVARMLEAARKQNLHEQVLEAVLEAQPGWHDDPKVAQAWAAAERVGLNLEQARQDMHAPGVNAVLETDMQDVMAVGVRGTPTFFVNGRALSEFGPEPLRQLVSSEVAKTSL, translated from the coding sequence ATGAATCGCCGTTCCGTGGTCCTGATCATCAGTGCCGTGATCCTGGCCGTCTTTGCTGCCGCCGCATTCTTCTATTCCTCCTCACAGTTGCAGTCGCCTCAACAGGCCGAGGCTCCCGGTTCGACAGCCCAAAAGACCGCGGCACAACCCAAACAGAGCGGCGGCCAACTTGTCCGCTCCCACTCGCCGGTATTCGGTCCGGTGCAGGCCCCAGTAACCATAGTCGAGTTCTTCGATCCTTCCTGCGAGGCATGTCGCGCCTTCCACCCTTATGTGAAGCAGATTCTCGCTGAGAATCCGGAAGATGTGCGTCTGGTATTACGCTATGTGCTGTTCCATCCGGGTTCGGAAGAAGTGGCGCGGATGCTTGAGGCGGCGCGCAAGCAAAACCTCCATGAACAGGTGCTAGAGGCTGTGCTGGAGGCCCAGCCCGGTTGGCACGACGATCCCAAGGTGGCACAGGCATGGGCTGCTGCCGAGCGCGTCGGCCTGAATCTCGAGCAGGCCCGCCAGGATATGCACGCACCTGGCGTCAACGCCGTGCTGGAAACAGATATGCAGGACGTCATGGCTGTTGGGGTTCGTGGCACCCCGACCTTTTTTGTCAATGGTCGTGCGCTCAGCGAGTTCGGCCCCGAGCCGCTGCGCCAGTTGGTGAGCAGCGAAGTAGCCAAGACATCACTATAA